From the genome of Clostridium sp. BNL1100, one region includes:
- a CDS encoding acyl-CoA dehydrogenase family protein produces the protein MKIELTKGQLDNQEAFHTFATKEIVPYAAKNDLEERTPPELIKKLADRGYLGSMIPKEYGGLGMDMITIGLLNEEVGRACSSIRGLLTVHGMVALAILRWGTKEQREYWLPKMASGEVIGAFGLTEPNVGSDAKSVETTVVCADGKYILNGHKKWTTMGQVADIFLIFAKCEDKATAFIVERTRPGFSMNPITGLIGCRASMVAELFMENCSIPDTNIVGRVGTGLSHVALNSLDYGRYTVAWGCVGLGQACLEESLGYSRKRKQFGAPLRQNQLIQQMITEMVVDIKAARLLCLNAGYLKDVGDPDSIMETWNAKYFASKMVNKASNAAVQIHGANGCSREYPVERYYRDARINEIIEGTTQMHEILIATNAFRNTKV, from the coding sequence ATGAAAATTGAACTGACAAAAGGTCAGTTGGACAATCAGGAGGCGTTTCACACTTTCGCAACTAAAGAAATTGTTCCCTATGCGGCAAAAAATGATCTGGAGGAGAGAACTCCGCCTGAACTGATTAAGAAACTGGCAGATAGAGGCTATTTAGGTTCAATGATACCAAAGGAGTATGGTGGTTTGGGTATGGATATGATTACTATAGGACTTCTGAATGAAGAAGTTGGCAGGGCGTGTTCATCCATCAGAGGTCTCCTGACAGTTCATGGAATGGTTGCACTAGCTATTCTGCGGTGGGGGACAAAAGAACAAAGGGAATATTGGCTCCCGAAAATGGCTTCAGGTGAGGTTATCGGAGCTTTCGGGCTGACTGAGCCAAATGTGGGAAGCGATGCCAAAAGTGTTGAGACAACTGTGGTTTGTGCTGATGGCAAATACATATTAAACGGACATAAGAAATGGACGACAATGGGACAGGTCGCAGATATTTTCCTCATTTTTGCTAAATGTGAAGACAAGGCTACAGCCTTTATAGTAGAGAGAACACGCCCGGGTTTTTCAATGAACCCTATCACGGGATTAATTGGTTGCCGTGCTTCTATGGTAGCTGAACTTTTTATGGAAAACTGCAGTATACCTGATACAAATATTGTGGGAAGAGTAGGTACTGGTCTATCCCATGTTGCATTGAATAGTTTGGATTATGGAAGGTATACTGTTGCTTGGGGTTGTGTAGGACTTGGGCAGGCATGCCTTGAAGAGTCCTTGGGATACTCCAGAAAAAGAAAACAGTTTGGAGCTCCTTTACGTCAGAATCAACTGATACAGCAAATGATAACCGAAATGGTTGTCGACATAAAAGCTGCAAGACTGTTGTGTCTTAATGCCGGCTATTTAAAAGATGTAGGAGACCCTGACTCTATTATGGAGACATGGAATGCAAAATATTTTGCTTCAAAAATGGTAAATAAGGCCTCAAACGCTGCAGTGCAAATTCACGGTGCAAATGGCTGCTCCCGTGAATATCCTGTTGAGAGATATTACAGAGATGCCAGGATAAATGAGATTATCGAGGGCACAACTCAGATGCACGAAATATTGATTGCCACCAATGCCTTTAGAAATACCAAAGTTTAG
- a CDS encoding acyl carrier protein: MEEIKIKVKTFLNRFFRKQELDDNDDIFALGFVNSLFAMQLVMFLEKEFGLRVENEDLDINNFRSIQAIADFVSSKQNGCYKG, translated from the coding sequence ATGGAAGAAATAAAAATTAAAGTAAAGACTTTTCTTAATCGTTTTTTTAGAAAGCAAGAATTAGATGATAATGATGACATATTTGCTCTTGGCTTTGTAAACTCTCTTTTTGCGATGCAATTAGTAATGTTTTTGGAAAAGGAATTTGGGTTAAGAGTGGAAAACGAGGATCTTGATATAAATAATTTTAGGTCTATCCAGGCTATTGCCGATTTTGTCAGCAGTAAGCAAAATGGCTGTTATAAAGGATAG
- the guaA gene encoding glutamine-hydrolyzing GMP synthase, whose protein sequence is MNNEMVLVLDFGGQYNQLIARRVREANVYCEVIPYNASLERIKSYNPKGIIFTGGPNSVLDEGAPKCDPGVFELGVPVLGICYGMQLMSVMLGGSVTAANQREYGKVEICVDKSQPLFKDVDENTICWMSHTYFVDTPPQGFEIIAKSANCPTGAMQHVEKNLYAVQFHPEVMHTPKGKEMLRNFLYNICQCKGDWKMSSFVENSIKAIREKVGDKKVLCALSGGVDSSVAAVLIHKAVGKQLTCIFVDHGLLRKHEGDQVEQIFRKQYDINLIRVNCEDRFLQRLKGVSDPETKRKIIGEEFIRVFEDEAKKIGKVDFLVQGTIYPDVIESGLGDAAVIKSHHNVGGLPDHVDFKEIIEPLRNLFKDEVRKAGEELGIPEDLVWRQPFPGPGLAIRVIGDLTKEKLDTLRDTDYIFREEIKAAGLGREINQYFTVLTNMRSVGVMGDERTYDYTLALRAVTTTDFMTADWARIPYDILEKVSTRIVNEVKHINRVVYDITSKPPATIEWE, encoded by the coding sequence TTGAACAATGAAATGGTCTTAGTTCTTGATTTCGGCGGACAGTACAATCAGCTGATAGCACGCCGGGTAAGAGAAGCAAATGTTTATTGCGAGGTAATTCCTTATAACGCATCTTTAGAACGTATAAAATCATACAATCCAAAAGGAATAATTTTTACAGGGGGACCTAATTCTGTTTTAGATGAAGGAGCACCAAAATGCGACCCCGGTGTGTTTGAACTGGGAGTACCTGTTCTGGGTATATGCTACGGAATGCAGCTTATGAGCGTAATGCTGGGAGGTAGTGTAACTGCTGCCAATCAGCGTGAATACGGAAAAGTTGAAATTTGTGTTGATAAATCACAGCCTTTGTTCAAGGATGTTGACGAAAATACAATCTGCTGGATGAGCCATACCTACTTTGTTGATACCCCTCCTCAGGGCTTTGAAATAATAGCAAAGTCAGCAAATTGCCCTACAGGTGCAATGCAGCATGTTGAAAAGAACCTCTATGCGGTTCAGTTCCACCCGGAGGTAATGCATACTCCTAAAGGAAAAGAAATGCTGAGAAACTTCCTATACAATATATGCCAGTGTAAAGGCGACTGGAAGATGTCTTCATTTGTTGAAAACTCAATAAAGGCAATACGTGAGAAGGTTGGAGACAAGAAGGTATTGTGTGCATTGTCAGGTGGTGTTGACTCATCTGTTGCAGCAGTTTTAATTCATAAGGCTGTTGGAAAGCAGTTGACTTGTATATTTGTTGATCATGGACTTTTGAGAAAACATGAGGGAGACCAGGTTGAACAGATATTCAGAAAGCAGTACGATATAAATCTTATTCGTGTAAATTGTGAGGACAGATTTTTGCAGAGACTTAAAGGTGTTTCTGATCCTGAAACCAAGAGAAAAATTATTGGTGAGGAATTTATAAGGGTATTTGAAGATGAAGCAAAGAAAATAGGAAAAGTTGATTTCCTTGTTCAGGGAACAATTTATCCTGATGTTATAGAAAGCGGACTTGGTGATGCAGCTGTTATTAAGAGCCATCACAATGTAGGCGGCTTGCCGGATCATGTTGATTTTAAGGAGATTATCGAACCTCTCAGAAACCTTTTTAAGGACGAAGTAAGAAAGGCCGGAGAGGAACTGGGAATTCCTGAAGATTTGGTTTGGAGACAGCCATTCCCAGGCCCGGGACTTGCTATCAGAGTTATCGGTGATTTGACAAAAGAAAAGCTGGATACTCTAAGAGATACAGACTACATTTTCCGTGAAGAAATCAAAGCTGCTGGACTGGGCAGAGAAATTAACCAGTACTTTACAGTTTTGACAAATATGAGAAGTGTTGGTGTAATGGGTGATGAAAGAACTTATGACTATACCTTGGCTCTTCGTGCGGTAACTACTACAGACTTCATGACAGCCGACTGGGCAAGAATCCCATATGATATTCTGGAGAAGGTTTCTACTCGTATTGTCAACGAAGTAAAACACATCAACAGAGTTGTGTATGATATCACCTCAAAGCCACCTGCAACGATTGAATGGGAATAA
- a CDS encoding TIGR01212 family radical SAM protein (This family includes YhcC from E. coli K-12, an uncharacterized radical SAM protein.), with translation MLYNKFSDYLKKRYGSKVYKLPLNLPVTCPNRDGSLSSWGCIFCGEEGAGFENLSSTMSVSQQLAQNARYIGKNYGSDIFIAYFQNYSNTYLPFEEFKKNITEACQEGIVAIYISTRPDCINDRYMGFLAEIKKEKGVDIVMELGLQTVNYHSLKILQRGHTLAEFIDAVIRIKKYDLEACAHYITDLPTDNIEDVIEGAKILSALGVKQVKCHSLYILKDTVLEKMYSQGKIVPVSMEEFIDRTIAFLEHLNPEIVVQRLMGRAPAERTVFCNWSTSWWKIMDTIKAKMTENGSYQGRLFNYLNGSALERFKD, from the coding sequence TTGCTGTACAATAAATTCTCTGATTACCTTAAAAAAAGATATGGCTCCAAGGTGTACAAGCTTCCGTTGAATCTTCCGGTTACCTGTCCTAACAGGGACGGGAGCCTCAGTTCATGGGGCTGTATTTTCTGCGGTGAAGAGGGTGCGGGCTTCGAAAATCTTTCCAGTACTATGTCTGTATCACAGCAGCTTGCACAAAATGCCAGGTACATAGGCAAAAACTATGGAAGTGACATTTTCATTGCATACTTTCAGAATTATTCAAACACATATCTTCCTTTTGAAGAATTCAAGAAAAATATCACTGAGGCCTGTCAGGAAGGGATAGTAGCAATATATATTTCTACAAGGCCGGACTGTATTAACGACAGATATATGGGGTTTCTTGCTGAAATAAAAAAGGAAAAGGGTGTTGATATAGTAATGGAACTGGGGCTTCAAACGGTTAATTACCATTCACTGAAAATCCTCCAAAGGGGGCATACTTTAGCCGAATTTATAGATGCGGTTATAAGAATAAAAAAATATGACCTTGAAGCCTGTGCGCATTATATTACTGATTTGCCTACAGATAATATTGAGGATGTTATAGAAGGTGCTAAAATCCTGTCTGCTTTAGGTGTTAAGCAGGTTAAGTGCCATTCCTTGTATATTTTGAAGGACACTGTTCTCGAAAAGATGTATTCCCAAGGTAAAATAGTACCGGTTTCAATGGAGGAGTTCATTGACAGAACAATTGCTTTTCTGGAACACCTGAACCCTGAAATAGTTGTACAAAGGTTAATGGGGCGGGCTCCGGCAGAACGGACTGTATTTTGTAACTGGTCAACAAGCTGGTGGAAAATTATGGATACAATCAAGGCTAAAATGACGGAAAATGGCAGTTATCAGGGAAGGCTGTTCAATTATTTAAACGGAAGTGCCTTAGAAAGGTTTAAGGATTAA
- the larC gene encoding nickel pincer cofactor biosynthesis protein LarC, translating to MKVLYFDCFSGISGDMTLGALLDLGIDKAAFLTELEKLKVDGYSIEINKKIKNGIRGTDVHVVLEETGHHEDGEEHQYGEIHHTDHHHHGEHGHTHENAHEHTHNHHSERNLEDIELIINHSDLRPRVKSMSTKIFREIARAEAKVHGKDINEVHFHEVGAVDSIVDIVGSCICIDMLGIERIFASELHEGKGFVKCAHGLLPVPVPAVMEMLCSSKIPLITEDIPFELVTPTGLGIIKMISSGFGKMPPMSIEKTGYGMGKRETGRFNALRVVMGSLYQQDMMPNDEISILETNIDNMSPEIMGYTMEKLLDSGALDVYYTPIYMKKNRPSAMLTVLVKCGEEKKISDIIFSETSTIGIRISHSQRFCMDRELVKVNTQYGDVRVKVANIGDIMKFAPEYEDCRSIALKTGMPIKEVYELVNEKYRQEGYDIAVQ from the coding sequence ATGAAGGTTTTATATTTCGACTGCTTTTCAGGCATAAGCGGAGATATGACTTTAGGCGCACTGCTTGATCTTGGTATTGACAAAGCCGCATTCTTAACAGAGCTAGAGAAACTAAAGGTTGACGGCTATTCTATTGAGATAAATAAGAAAATTAAAAACGGAATAAGAGGTACTGATGTACATGTAGTGTTAGAAGAGACAGGGCATCATGAAGACGGTGAGGAGCATCAGTACGGGGAAATACACCATACGGATCACCATCACCATGGAGAGCATGGGCATACTCATGAGAACGCCCATGAGCATACTCATAACCACCATTCAGAGAGAAATCTTGAAGACATTGAGCTTATTATAAATCATAGTGATCTGAGGCCGAGAGTAAAGTCAATGAGCACAAAGATTTTCAGAGAGATAGCACGAGCAGAAGCAAAGGTTCACGGTAAGGATATAAATGAAGTTCATTTTCATGAGGTTGGAGCCGTTGATTCAATTGTGGACATTGTGGGCTCATGTATTTGCATTGATATGCTGGGGATAGAAAGGATATTTGCATCCGAGCTTCATGAAGGAAAGGGCTTTGTAAAGTGTGCCCACGGACTATTACCTGTTCCGGTTCCGGCTGTAATGGAAATGTTGTGCAGCAGTAAAATTCCTCTTATCACAGAAGACATCCCCTTTGAATTGGTTACCCCAACCGGGTTAGGTATTATAAAAATGATATCTTCGGGGTTTGGTAAAATGCCTCCCATGTCAATTGAAAAAACAGGATATGGTATGGGCAAAAGGGAAACAGGACGGTTTAATGCTCTTAGAGTAGTCATGGGAAGTCTGTATCAGCAGGATATGATGCCAAATGATGAAATAAGCATACTGGAAACCAATATAGACAATATGTCTCCAGAAATTATGGGTTATACAATGGAAAAGTTACTTGACAGCGGAGCCCTTGACGTTTACTACACTCCTATTTATATGAAAAAAAATAGGCCTTCAGCAATGCTGACGGTGCTGGTTAAATGCGGGGAAGAAAAAAAGATTTCTGATATAATTTTCAGTGAAACTTCTACCATTGGTATCAGGATAAGCCATTCACAAAGATTCTGCATGGACAGGGAGCTGGTAAAGGTTAATACACAGTACGGGGACGTTCGTGTAAAGGTTGCAAATATTGGAGACATAATGAAGTTTGCACCTGAATATGAAGATTGCAGGAGTATTGCATTAAAAACAGGTATGCCCATAAAGGAAGTATATGAATTGGTAAATGAAAAATATAGGCAGGAAGGTTACGATATTGCTGTACAATAA
- the larB gene encoding nickel pincer cofactor biosynthesis protein LarB: MNSNDLKKLLEDVKNGSVDVEHAYKEIKDLPYEDLGFAKVDHHRAIRNGYPEVIYCEGKTINQIVEIVERLMEKNNNILATRASREVYDAISEITCEAEYHRDARIVVVKRKKILVSEKEIAVITAGTSDIPVAEEAAITAEVLGNKVNRIYDVGVAGIHRLLSKMDVISRANVIIVVAGMEGALASVVGGLVDKPVVAVPTSVGYGANFGGLSALLTMLNSCASGIGVVNIDNGFGAGYLASNINKL, encoded by the coding sequence ATGAATTCAAATGATCTTAAAAAATTGCTTGAAGATGTTAAAAACGGCTCTGTTGACGTTGAACATGCGTATAAGGAAATTAAAGATCTTCCTTATGAAGACTTGGGCTTTGCAAAAGTTGATCACCACAGGGCTATAAGAAACGGGTATCCCGAGGTAATTTACTGTGAAGGAAAAACTATTAATCAGATAGTTGAAATTGTTGAAAGGCTAATGGAAAAAAATAATAATATTCTTGCTACCCGTGCTTCTAGAGAGGTTTATGACGCAATCAGCGAAATTACTTGTGAGGCAGAGTACCACAGAGACGCAAGGATTGTTGTTGTTAAGAGAAAAAAGATTTTAGTTTCAGAAAAGGAAATTGCAGTAATTACAGCAGGAACTTCCGATATTCCTGTAGCAGAGGAAGCTGCAATCACAGCAGAAGTACTTGGAAACAAGGTTAACCGGATTTATGATGTAGGTGTTGCGGGTATTCACAGACTTCTGTCTAAAATGGATGTGATTTCCCGGGCAAACGTAATTATAGTTGTGGCCGGAATGGAAGGTGCATTAGCCAGCGTTGTGGGAGGTCTGGTTGATAAACCGGTTGTTGCCGTTCCTACCAGTGTTGGTTATGGTGCAAACTTCGGCGGACTGTCGGCACTGCTTACTATGCTCAACAGCTGTGCCAGTGGAATCGGAGTAGTGAATATCGATAATGGATTCGGGGCAGGATATCTTGCAAGTAATATCAACAAACTTTAA
- the prfB gene encoding peptide chain release factor 2 (programmed frameshift) → MLELEEYKLELQGLKSNLEEMRASLDIARISDEIAELEHKASEPEFWNDMENSQKILQKTKILKTKIERFNNITSQWEDLFTLSELGLEEQDESVIPEVGEGLQLLKHNLESLRLETLLTGPYDKNNAILTLHAGAGGTEAQDWVQMLLRMFTRWGEAKGYEVKVLDYLDGDEAGIKSVTIHVIGENAYGYLKSEKGVHRLVRISPFDSSGRRHTSFASADVMPELDDTIEININPDDLRIDTYRASGAGGQHINKTDSAIRITHIPTGVVVSCQTERSQFQNKDTAMKMLKAKLFELKEREQKEKIEDLKGVQMEIAWGSQIRSYVFCPYTLVKDHRTNYEEGNVDAVMDGELDGIINAYLSMDKSDNSMKS, encoded by the exons ATGCTTGAACTGGAAGAATACAAGCTGGAGCTTCAGGGCTTGAAAAGCAATTTAGAGGAAATGAGGGCTTCACTT GACATCGCTAGAATAAGTGATGAGATAGCGGAGTTGGAGCATAAAGCTTCTGAGCCGGAATTCTGGAATGATATGGAGAATTCCCAAAAGATACTGCAGAAGACTAAAATACTGAAAACAAAGATAGAGAGATTTAATAATATAACCTCACAGTGGGAGGACTTATTTACACTGTCTGAACTTGGGCTGGAAGAACAGGATGAAAGCGTGATACCCGAAGTAGGGGAAGGCCTTCAACTACTTAAACACAATTTGGAATCACTGCGACTTGAAACGCTTCTCACTGGGCCTTATGACAAAAATAATGCCATTCTTACATTGCATGCGGGAGCTGGGGGAACTGAAGCTCAGGACTGGGTACAAATGCTTTTGAGAATGTTTACAAGGTGGGGGGAAGCCAAAGGATACGAGGTAAAAGTACTTGATTACCTTGATGGCGACGAAGCAGGTATAAAGAGCGTAACCATACACGTAATAGGCGAAAATGCCTATGGATATCTTAAATCTGAAAAAGGAGTCCACCGTTTGGTAAGGATATCTCCTTTTGATTCATCCGGAAGAAGACATACGTCATTTGCATCTGCAGATGTAATGCCTGAACTGGATGATACCATCGAGATAAATATAAATCCGGATGATTTGAGAATTGATACGTATAGAGCCAGCGGAGCCGGAGGGCAGCATATAAACAAGACTGATTCAGCCATAAGAATAACACATATTCCAACAGGAGTAGTTGTTTCATGTCAAACAGAACGTTCACAGTTCCAGAACAAGGATACTGCAATGAAAATGCTGAAAGCAAAGCTGTTTGAATTAAAAGAACGGGAACAGAAGGAAAAGATAGAGGACTTAAAAGGTGTTCAGATGGAAATAGCATGGGGAAGCCAGATAAGGTCTTATGTATTCTGTCCCTATACTCTTGTAAAAGACCATAGAACCAATTATGAAGAAGGAAATGTTGATGCGGTTATGGATGGTGAACTGGACGGAATTATTAATGCATACCTCTCGATGGATAAATCTGACAATTCTATGAAGTCTTGA
- a CDS encoding Cof-type HAD-IIB family hydrolase encodes MYRLVAIDLDGTLLDTNKEISERNKTAIHMAKEKDVKIVICSGRVYSGARIYAKQLGIMDPIIACNGAIIRENTDGKVIYSDFMNTADCLRILDIFHENNIYFHVYAGETMLTEKLDYNSLKYYERNKALPPKDRVEIDIVTDMETKLRELDGKVLKFVAVSDDSDLLATVRKKLSVVETVDVTSSNYNNFEVVNKGVNKGKALERLAEVLKIPYQEMIAIGDNENDIPMFNFAGLGIAMGNAEDCAKEAADFITASNTEDGVAKAIEKFILG; translated from the coding sequence ATGTACAGGTTGGTGGCAATTGATTTGGATGGAACCTTGCTGGATACTAACAAGGAAATTTCAGAGAGAAATAAGACTGCTATACATATGGCAAAGGAAAAGGACGTAAAGATTGTAATATGTTCAGGAAGGGTATATTCAGGTGCAAGGATTTACGCAAAGCAGCTGGGTATTATGGATCCGATAATAGCATGCAATGGAGCAATTATAAGGGAAAATACCGATGGTAAGGTAATTTACTCTGATTTCATGAATACAGCGGATTGTCTTAGAATACTTGATATTTTTCATGAGAACAACATATATTTTCATGTTTATGCCGGAGAAACCATGTTGACTGAGAAACTTGATTATAACTCTCTAAAGTACTATGAAAGGAACAAGGCCCTTCCTCCAAAGGATAGGGTGGAAATTGACATAGTTACGGATATGGAAACAAAGCTCAGGGAGTTGGACGGTAAAGTACTTAAATTTGTTGCAGTTTCTGATGACTCCGACCTATTGGCCACAGTAAGAAAGAAACTGTCTGTTGTTGAAACGGTTGACGTTACAAGCTCCAACTATAACAATTTTGAAGTAGTTAACAAGGGTGTCAACAAGGGAAAGGCTCTGGAACGTTTGGCTGAGGTATTGAAAATTCCGTATCAGGAAATGATTGCCATTGGAGATAATGAAAATGATATACCTATGTTCAATTTTGCCGGCCTTGGAATTGCAATGGGAAATGCCGAAGACTGTGCAAAAGAGGCAGCTGATTTTATAACTGCATCAAATACTGAGGATGGAGTAGCCAAGGCAATAGAAAAATTCATCCTTGGTTAA
- a CDS encoding aminotransferase class I/II-fold pyridoxal phosphate-dependent enzyme, whose amino-acid sequence MIMKDMILDKIKKVPPSGIRKYFDLINEMTDVISLGVGEPDFITPWNIREAGIYSLETGHTQYSSNAGFIELREEISKYLGNKFDLHYNPENEILVTVGGSEGIDAALRALVGPGDEVIIPEPSFVAYKGCTGFTGATPVTIELKQEDNFKLTAKQLEAAITEKTKVVIIPFPNNPTGAIMGRDDLYELVQVLKDKDIVVLSDEIYCELTYEGKHTSIASFPEMKDRTLVINGFSKSFAMTGWRLGYACGHKDLINEMKKIHQYAIMCAPTTAQDAAIEALRNSEDDVTMMAKEYNRRRRVAIDGFRKAGFSCYEPKGAFYVFPCIKKTGLSSEDFCEKLLIEQKVLVVPGTAFGECGEGYVRACYASSMDNIIEAMKRIKEFADKY is encoded by the coding sequence ATGATAATGAAGGACATGATTTTGGATAAAATAAAAAAGGTACCGCCTTCAGGTATCAGAAAATACTTTGACTTGATTAATGAAATGACGGATGTTATATCTCTTGGGGTTGGAGAGCCGGACTTTATTACACCATGGAATATCAGAGAAGCAGGAATATATTCACTGGAAACTGGGCATACACAATATTCGTCAAATGCAGGCTTTATTGAATTAAGAGAGGAAATCAGCAAATATCTTGGCAACAAGTTTGACCTCCACTATAACCCTGAAAACGAAATTCTGGTTACGGTAGGAGGAAGTGAAGGGATTGATGCTGCATTAAGAGCCCTTGTAGGCCCCGGAGACGAAGTAATAATTCCCGAACCGAGTTTTGTGGCATACAAAGGGTGTACGGGTTTTACCGGAGCTACACCCGTTACAATAGAACTGAAGCAGGAAGATAATTTCAAATTAACGGCAAAACAGCTTGAAGCTGCTATAACAGAAAAAACAAAAGTTGTTATAATACCGTTTCCCAATAACCCTACCGGGGCAATAATGGGCAGAGATGACCTCTATGAACTGGTGCAGGTTCTAAAAGATAAGGATATAGTGGTTTTGTCGGATGAAATCTACTGTGAACTAACTTATGAAGGAAAGCATACTTCCATCGCAAGTTTTCCTGAAATGAAAGATAGGACACTTGTAATAAACGGATTTTCAAAGTCCTTTGCAATGACCGGATGGCGTCTGGGATATGCCTGCGGACATAAGGACTTGATAAATGAAATGAAGAAAATACATCAGTACGCTATCATGTGTGCTCCTACAACGGCTCAGGATGCTGCTATTGAAGCACTTCGAAACAGTGAAGATGATGTAACAATGATGGCAAAGGAATATAACAGGAGAAGAAGAGTAGCAATTGATGGTTTCAGAAAAGCCGGTTTTTCATGCTATGAACCCAAAGGTGCGTTTTATGTTTTTCCATGCATTAAGAAAACAGGTCTTAGTTCTGAGGATTTCTGCGAAAAACTTCTTATTGAGCAAAAAGTACTTGTAGTGCCGGGAACAGCTTTCGGAGAATGTGGAGAAGGCTATGTGCGTGCATGTTATGCTTCATCAATGGATAATATAATTGAAGCTATGAAAAGAATTAAGGAATTTGCTGATAAATATTGA
- a CDS encoding Lrp/AsnC family transcriptional regulator has translation MEEILEILEHNSKATADEIAVMLGLPVEEVEAAIKQYEADNVIVGYSTLINWDKTQKEKVTALIEVKVTPQRGLGFDKIADRIYKYPEVTACYLMSGGFDLTVIIEGRTMKEVALFVSEKLAPLESVLSTSTHFVLKKFKDKGTIFEEKVVDRREQIFL, from the coding sequence ATGGAAGAAATTCTGGAAATTTTGGAACATAATAGCAAGGCTACTGCGGATGAAATAGCAGTTATGCTGGGTCTGCCTGTTGAAGAGGTAGAGGCGGCGATTAAGCAATATGAGGCCGACAATGTAATAGTTGGCTATAGTACTCTGATTAATTGGGATAAAACTCAAAAGGAGAAGGTTACAGCTCTTATAGAAGTAAAGGTAACACCACAGAGAGGTCTTGGTTTCGATAAAATCGCCGACCGGATTTACAAGTATCCGGAGGTTACAGCCTGCTACCTGATGTCAGGAGGATTTGACCTTACAGTTATTATCGAGGGACGAACCATGAAAGAGGTAGCTCTGTTTGTTTCAGAAAAGCTTGCGCCTCTAGAATCCGTCCTTAGTACATCAACACACTTTGTTCTGAAAAAATTTAAGGACAAAGGTACAATCTTTGAAGAGAAGGTTGTGGACAGAAGGGAGCAGATATTCCTATGA
- a CDS encoding DivIVA domain-containing protein — MSGEKIFSTSFFGYNKKDVNSYLQKINKEYEDKLKIKEREIVDIKTQYRDMKNKYDEISTSLAEIKENRERVANALITAQEQAKNIIEEAKKKAINEKKKLEHQVEKEKEKLVDIKQELKVLKVEVVDTLKKYEGQLSDFIKEEKT; from the coding sequence ATGTCAGGAGAAAAAATATTTTCAACCTCATTTTTTGGTTACAACAAAAAGGATGTTAATTCATATCTTCAAAAAATAAACAAAGAATACGAAGATAAACTAAAAATAAAAGAAAGAGAAATTGTTGATATAAAAACCCAGTATAGAGATATGAAGAACAAATATGACGAAATCAGTACAAGTCTGGCTGAGATAAAAGAAAACCGTGAAAGAGTTGCAAATGCACTAATTACAGCTCAGGAGCAGGCGAAAAATATAATTGAAGAAGCAAAGAAAAAAGCTATTAATGAAAAGAAGAAGCTTGAGCACCAGGTAGAGAAGGAAAAAGAAAAGCTTGTAGATATCAAGCAAGAACTAAAGGTTCTTAAAGTTGAGGTTGTTGATACTCTGAAAAAATACGAAGGTCAGCTTTCTGATTTTATCAAGGAAGAAAAAACTTGA
- the trxA gene encoding thioredoxin has translation MSDKITNISKELFESDVLKSDKPVVVDFWASWCGPCRMVAPIMEELADEFDGKARIAKVNVDEEGELAAQFRIMSIPTVMVFKGGEAVEKIVGARSKDEFAELIQKHL, from the coding sequence ATGTCAGATAAAATTACTAATATTTCTAAAGAGTTATTTGAATCAGATGTTTTGAAATCAGATAAACCAGTTGTTGTTGATTTTTGGGCATCATGGTGTGGCCCTTGCAGAATGGTTGCTCCTATTATGGAAGAACTGGCAGACGAATTTGATGGCAAAGCCCGGATAGCAAAGGTTAATGTTGATGAAGAGGGCGAGCTTGCGGCTCAGTTCAGGATAATGAGCATACCTACTGTTATGGTATTCAAGGGTGGAGAAGCAGTTGAGAAGATAGTTGGTGCAAGATCAAAAGACGAATTTGCAGAGTTAATTCAAAAGCATCTATAA